The following coding sequences lie in one Arachis ipaensis cultivar K30076 chromosome B05, Araip1.1, whole genome shotgun sequence genomic window:
- the LOC107643776 gene encoding allene oxide cyclase, chloroplastic isoform X1: MASIGSLKIIAAHGSQHASSIVPSYQTQKQVGSSFFQHFPANKSLKFSSPTQVPIPRNFKNTTIKAFFFNKPKQPQESPKPAAKVQELFVYEINERDRGSPAYLRLSQKSVNHLGDLVPFSNKLYSGNLQKRLGITAGLCILIQHVPQKKGDRYEAIYSFYFGDYGHISVQGAYLTYQDTWLAVTGGSGIFEGVSGQVKLQQLVFPFKLFYTFYLKGIPDLPVELLGKVVEPSPNVEPSPAAKAAEPHASLRNFTN, from the exons ATGGCATCCATAGGTTCTCTGAAAATAATCGCTGCTCATGGATCCCAGCATGCTAGTTCTATTGTTCCTAGTTATCAAACCCAAAAGCAGGTAGGTTCCAGTTTCTTTCAGCACTTTCCAGCCAATAAAAGTTTAAAATTCTCAAGTCCCACTCAAGTACCTATACCGAGAAATTTCAAGAACACTACTATCAAAGCATTTTTCTTCAACAAGCCCAAGCAGCCGCAAGAATCTCCAAAACCAG CAGCCAAAGTTCAAGAACTGTTTGTGTACGAGATCAACGAGCGTGACCGTGGCAGCCCGGCATACCTAAGGCTAAGCCAAAAGTCCGTAAACCACCTTGGTGACTTAGTGCCATTCAGCAACAAACTCTACTCCGGGAACCTACAAAAACGGTTAGGAATAACCGCCGGACTATGCATCCTCATCCAGCACGTGCCTCAAAAGAAGGGTGATCGCTACGAGGCCATTTACAGCTTCTACTTTGGCGACTACGGCCACATATCAGTGCAAGGTGCGTACCTCACCTACCAGGACACGTGGCTCGCTGTGACTGGTGGATCTGGAATATTCGAAGGGGTTTCTGGACAGGTGAAGCTTCAGCAACTTGTGTTCCCTTTCAAACTCTTCTACACTTTCTACTTGAAGGGTATCCCCGATTTGCCGGTTGAGCTTCTTGGAAAGGTGGTTGAGCCTTCGCCTAATGTTGAACCGTCTCCTGCTGCTAAGGCTGCTGAGCCTCATGCCTCTTTACGTAATTTCACCAACTGA
- the LOC107643776 gene encoding allene oxide cyclase, chloroplastic isoform X2, whose translation MASIGSLKIIAAHGSQHASSIVPSYQTQKQVGSSFFQHFPANKSLKFSSPTQVPIPRNFKNTTIKAFFFNKPKQPQESPKPAKVQELFVYEINERDRGSPAYLRLSQKSVNHLGDLVPFSNKLYSGNLQKRLGITAGLCILIQHVPQKKGDRYEAIYSFYFGDYGHISVQGAYLTYQDTWLAVTGGSGIFEGVSGQVKLQQLVFPFKLFYTFYLKGIPDLPVELLGKVVEPSPNVEPSPAAKAAEPHASLRNFTN comes from the exons ATGGCATCCATAGGTTCTCTGAAAATAATCGCTGCTCATGGATCCCAGCATGCTAGTTCTATTGTTCCTAGTTATCAAACCCAAAAGCAGGTAGGTTCCAGTTTCTTTCAGCACTTTCCAGCCAATAAAAGTTTAAAATTCTCAAGTCCCACTCAAGTACCTATACCGAGAAATTTCAAGAACACTACTATCAAAGCATTTTTCTTCAACAAGCCCAAGCAGCCGCAAGAATCTCCAAAACCAG CCAAAGTTCAAGAACTGTTTGTGTACGAGATCAACGAGCGTGACCGTGGCAGCCCGGCATACCTAAGGCTAAGCCAAAAGTCCGTAAACCACCTTGGTGACTTAGTGCCATTCAGCAACAAACTCTACTCCGGGAACCTACAAAAACGGTTAGGAATAACCGCCGGACTATGCATCCTCATCCAGCACGTGCCTCAAAAGAAGGGTGATCGCTACGAGGCCATTTACAGCTTCTACTTTGGCGACTACGGCCACATATCAGTGCAAGGTGCGTACCTCACCTACCAGGACACGTGGCTCGCTGTGACTGGTGGATCTGGAATATTCGAAGGGGTTTCTGGACAGGTGAAGCTTCAGCAACTTGTGTTCCCTTTCAAACTCTTCTACACTTTCTACTTGAAGGGTATCCCCGATTTGCCGGTTGAGCTTCTTGGAAAGGTGGTTGAGCCTTCGCCTAATGTTGAACCGTCTCCTGCTGCTAAGGCTGCTGAGCCTCATGCCTCTTTACGTAATTTCACCAACTGA
- the LOC107643777 gene encoding methionine aminopeptidase 1B, chloroplastic, with protein MVLTASLTHTSFLKLSSSFHGEVSPSSSTSSLFTGSPLTLPRSTTLHGNQSLSRKHFVVFARKLAGLEEAMKIRRERERQVLTKSKRSPPLRRGRVSPRLPVPDHIPRPPYAASEILPEISSEYQIHDSEGIANMRASCELAARVLNYAGTLVRPSVTTNEIDKAVHQMIIDAGAYPSPLGYGGFPKSVCTSVNECMCHGIPDSRQLQNGDIINIDVTVYLNGYHGDTSKTFFCGEVSDEMKNLVVVTQECLEKGIAVCKDGAPFRKIGKRISEHAAKYGYGVVERFVGHGVGKVFHSEPIILHHRNNKAGCMVEGQTFTIEPILTLGSTDAVTWPDNWTTVTADGCPAAQFEHTILITRTGAEILTTC; from the exons ATGGTGCTCACTGCTTCGCTAACTCACACTTCATTTCTCAAACTCTCATCTTCCTTCCATGGCGAAGTATCACCTTCCTCTTCAACTTCCTCCCTTTTTACTGGCTCCCCACTCACTCTCCCACGCTCTACTACCCTTCACG GAAATCAATCACTTTCAAGAAAGCACTTTGTGGTTTTTGCTCGGAAGTTGGCTGGGTTGGAGGAGGCCATGAAAATCAGAAG AGAACGTGAACGTCAAGTTCTAACAAAGTCTAAAAGGAGTCCACCGTTGAGGCGTGGGAGAGTATCACCACGTCTCCCTGTTCCTGATCACATACCAAGGCCTCCTTATGCAGCTTCAGAAATACTACCAGAAATTTCAAGTGAATATCAAATTCATGATTCTGAAGGTATAGCTAACATGAGGGCTTCATGTGAGCTTGCAGCAAGGGTCTTAAACTATGCAGGAACATTGGTTAGG CCGTCTGTTACAACTAATGAAATTGATAAAGCAGTGCATCAGATGATAATTGATGCTGGTGCTTATCCCTCACCCCTTGGCTATGGTGGATTTCCAAAAAGTGTGTGCACATCAGTTAATGAGTGCATGTGCCATGGAATACCTGATTCTAGGCAGTTACAG AATGGTGACATTATTAATATTGATGTGACAGTATACCTGAAT GGATATCATGGGGACACGTCAAAGACATTTTTCTGCGGGGAAGTCAGTGATGAAATGAAAAATCTTGTTGTG GTAACTCAAGAGTGCTTGGAGAAGGGAATAGCTGTTTGCAAGGATGGTGCTCCTTTTAGAAAAATTGGCAAGAGAATCAG TGAGCATGCTGCTAAGTATGGCTATGGTGTAGTGGAGCGGTTTGTTGGGCATGGTGTGGGAAAAGTGTTCCATTCTGAGCCAATTATTTTACATCACC GCAATAACAAAGCAGGTTGCATGGTTGAAGGTCAAACATTTACAATTG AGCCTATCCTCACATTGGGAAGCACTGACGCCGTTACATGGCCAGACAACTGGACAACAGTAACAGCCGATGGGTGTCCAGCTGCACAGTTTGAGCATACCATTTTGATAACAAGGACTGGTGCTGAGATTTTGACTACATGTTGA